From Lujinxingia vulgaris, a single genomic window includes:
- a CDS encoding bile acid:sodium symporter family protein — protein sequence MRESIDAIELHFDPSSLMALNVILGLIMFGIALSLRVDDFRYVLKHPRAPLVGLVAQFGLLPAATWGLTRLLDLPPSIALGMILVASCPGGNISNFIAHLSRANTALSVSVTALSTTAAMIFTPLNVAFWGSRSADTRAILTDFSLQPLDMLLNVLILLGLPLALGMLLRHFAPGLALKAERPFKILSIVLFALLIIVAFRSNMSAFIAVIGIIFVPVALHNALAWIVGYTAGRTAGLPLEDTRALAIEVAIQNSGLGLVLIFAFFDGLGGMAVIAGWWGIWHIIAGLFMAALWSRTPATRPAD from the coding sequence ATGCGCGAGAGCATCGACGCGATCGAGCTACACTTCGATCCCTCCAGCCTGATGGCCCTCAACGTCATCCTGGGGCTGATCATGTTCGGCATCGCGCTCTCCCTGCGCGTCGACGACTTCCGCTACGTCCTCAAGCATCCCCGCGCCCCCCTGGTCGGCCTGGTCGCCCAGTTCGGACTGCTCCCCGCCGCCACCTGGGGCCTCACGCGCCTGCTCGATCTTCCCCCCAGCATCGCGCTGGGCATGATCCTTGTCGCATCCTGCCCGGGCGGAAACATCTCCAACTTCATCGCTCACCTCTCCCGCGCCAACACCGCCCTCTCCGTCTCGGTGACCGCCCTCTCCACCACCGCCGCGATGATCTTCACCCCCCTCAACGTCGCCTTCTGGGGCTCGCGCTCCGCCGACACCCGCGCCATCCTCACCGACTTCAGCCTCCAACCCCTGGACATGCTCCTCAATGTCCTCATCCTCCTGGGCCTCCCCCTGGCCCTGGGCATGCTGCTGCGTCATTTCGCGCCCGGCCTCGCGCTCAAAGCCGAGCGCCCCTTTAAGATCCTCTCGATCGTCCTCTTCGCCCTGCTCATCATCGTGGCCTTCCGCTCCAACATGAGCGCGTTTATCGCCGTCATCGGCATCATCTTCGTTCCGGTCGCCCTGCATAACGCGCTGGCCTGGATCGTGGGCTACACCGCCGGCCGCACAGCCGGCCTCCCCTTAGAAGACACCCGCGCTCTGGCCATCGAAGTCGCCATCCAGAACTCCGGCCTGGGCCTCGTCCTCATCTTCGCCTTCTTCGACGGCCTGGGCGGCATGGCCGTCATCGCCGGCTGGTGGGGCATCTGGCATATTATCGCCGGACTCTTCATGGCCGCCCTCTGGTCTCGAACGCCAGCCACCCGACCCGCCGACTGA
- a CDS encoding TetR/AcrR family transcriptional regulator has translation MSEGRDRILKAAEDLFGTYGFDRISVRDIAERAEVNKALIFYHFNSKDELFETVLLHYFESHTDALREAWSATGSLRERVHNMIDAYVDFIVEHRAWPKLVQHVAATEHSEHIPTVQRGLNPMIAWANETFGEIAPDEGPISVRNLFETVAGAVLHHFTYAPVLASMWENEPLAERHLAERRAHLHWLVDVLLDAVETRAHL, from the coding sequence ATGTCTGAAGGACGCGATAGAATCCTCAAAGCCGCCGAAGACCTCTTTGGCACCTACGGCTTCGACCGCATCAGCGTGCGCGACATCGCCGAGCGCGCCGAGGTCAACAAGGCTCTGATCTTCTACCACTTCAACAGCAAAGATGAGCTCTTCGAAACCGTGCTCCTCCACTATTTCGAGAGCCACACCGACGCCCTCCGCGAGGCCTGGTCGGCCACCGGCTCCCTGCGCGAGCGCGTCCACAACATGATCGACGCCTACGTCGACTTCATCGTCGAACACCGCGCCTGGCCCAAGCTCGTCCAGCACGTCGCCGCCACCGAACACAGCGAACACATCCCCACCGTCCAGCGTGGCCTCAACCCCATGATCGCCTGGGCCAATGAGACCTTCGGAGAGATCGCACCGGATGAGGGACCGATCTCAGTGCGCAACCTTTTCGAGACGGTCGCAGGCGCCGTACTCCATCACTTCACCTACGCCCCCGTACTCGCCAGCATGTGGGAGAACGAGCCCCTGGCCGAGCGCCACCTCGCGGAGCGCCGCGCTCACCTGCACTGGCTCGTCGACGTCCTCCTCGACGCCGTCGAAACCCGCGCCCACCTCTAA
- a CDS encoding acetate/propionate family kinase — translation MKILVINCGSSSIKADVREHATGAFVARMDIERIGQPNATLRFDGEDSTTDLGQVDHEQALKKTIDLLLKRLDDPGAIAGVGHRVVHGGARFTHPVRITSEVEEAIDELASLAPLHNPANLAGIRAARKLLPDVDHVAVFDTAFHATLPRRARTYALPYEMANDPGLRRFGFHGISHAYVAQRAAEFLDADVRDLRLITCHLGNGASLCAVEFGRSIETSMGLTPLEGLVMGTRTGDIDPGLLIHLMREHGYTADKLDELLNRESGLAGLSGVGNDLRDIEARAADGDDHCRLAIQVFAHRVRKYIGAYAAIMGGVDAIVFAGGIGENSALMRHRIAQRLDFLGARLDEDRNRELQLASLQPVQMFSTPHSRTRLLVARTDESRAIAEAVSKLILKSDELTLDQRPIPVAVSARHIHLTQEAVETLFGPGYQLTPRNDLSQPGQFAAEETVKVVGPKNEFPAVRILGPTRSLNQLEISRTDEFTLGIDAPVRASGDVANSPGILLVGPAGQLKLEQGVICAWRHIHMTPDDAEHFGVKDRDVVEVAVASGDRDLVFGDVLVRVSEKYRLEMHIDTDEGNAANLGRGATGTLISTEGRAQLRRRNTRYDAVNPAAE, via the coding sequence ATGAAGATCCTCGTCATCAACTGCGGCAGCTCTTCGATCAAAGCCGACGTTCGCGAACACGCCACCGGCGCCTTCGTCGCCCGCATGGACATCGAGCGCATCGGTCAACCCAACGCCACGCTGCGCTTTGACGGCGAAGATTCAACCACCGATCTCGGCCAGGTCGATCACGAACAGGCCCTCAAAAAAACCATCGACCTGCTCCTCAAACGCCTCGATGACCCCGGCGCCATCGCCGGCGTCGGACACCGCGTCGTCCACGGCGGCGCCCGCTTCACCCACCCGGTTCGCATCACCTCCGAGGTCGAAGAAGCCATCGACGAGCTCGCCAGCCTGGCCCCCCTGCATAACCCCGCCAACCTGGCCGGCATCCGCGCCGCACGCAAACTTCTCCCCGACGTCGACCACGTCGCCGTCTTCGACACCGCCTTCCACGCCACACTTCCTCGCCGCGCTCGCACCTACGCCCTGCCCTATGAAATGGCCAACGACCCGGGTCTGCGCCGCTTTGGCTTTCACGGCATCAGCCACGCCTACGTCGCTCAGCGCGCCGCCGAGTTCCTCGACGCCGACGTGCGTGACCTGCGGCTGATCACCTGCCATCTCGGAAACGGCGCCAGCCTCTGCGCCGTGGAGTTCGGCCGCTCCATCGAAACCTCCATGGGTCTCACCCCCCTGGAAGGCCTGGTGATGGGCACCCGCACCGGCGACATCGACCCCGGCCTGCTCATTCACCTGATGCGCGAGCATGGCTACACCGCCGATAAGCTCGATGAGCTCCTCAACCGCGAAAGCGGCCTGGCCGGCCTCTCTGGAGTCGGCAACGACCTGCGTGACATCGAGGCCCGCGCCGCCGACGGCGACGACCACTGCCGACTCGCCATCCAGGTCTTCGCCCACCGCGTGCGCAAATACATCGGCGCCTACGCCGCCATCATGGGCGGCGTCGACGCCATCGTTTTTGCCGGAGGTATCGGCGAAAACAGCGCCCTGATGCGTCATCGCATCGCCCAGCGCCTCGACTTCCTCGGTGCCCGCCTCGATGAGGACCGCAACCGCGAGCTCCAACTCGCAAGCCTGCAGCCCGTCCAGATGTTCTCCACCCCTCACTCCCGTACGCGCCTCCTCGTTGCACGCACCGACGAGAGCCGCGCCATCGCCGAGGCCGTCTCCAAACTCATCCTCAAGTCCGACGAACTCACCCTCGACCAGCGCCCCATCCCCGTAGCCGTCTCCGCTCGCCATATCCACCTCACCCAGGAGGCCGTCGAGACCCTCTTCGGCCCCGGCTACCAGCTCACACCCCGCAACGACCTCTCCCAACCCGGCCAGTTCGCCGCCGAGGAGACCGTAAAAGTCGTCGGCCCCAAAAACGAGTTTCCCGCCGTGCGCATCCTCGGCCCCACACGCTCGCTCAACCAGCTCGAGATCTCCCGCACCGACGAGTTCACCCTGGGCATCGACGCGCCGGTGCGTGCCTCCGGCGATGTCGCCAACAGCCCCGGGATCCTCCTGGTTGGCCCGGCCGGACAACTCAAACTTGAGCAGGGCGTCATCTGCGCCTGGCGCCACATCCACATGACCCCGGATGACGCCGAGCACTTCGGCGTCAAAGACCGCGACGTCGTCGAAGTCGCCGTCGCCAGCGGCGATCGCGACCTCGTCTTCGGCGACGTGCTCGTCCGCGTCTCCGAGAAGTACCGCCTGGAGATGCACATCGACACCGACGAGGGCAACGCCGCAAACCTCGGCCGCGGCGCCACCGGCACCCTCATCTCCACCGAAGGCCGCGCCCAACTTCGTCGCCGCAACACCCGCTACGATGCCGTGAACCCGGCCGCTGAATAA
- a CDS encoding SDR family oxidoreductase, translating into MAKPKKNSRDNATILITGAAGFVGDALLRSLLDEPSGFASIIATDIRPLADDIADDRRLVRGNLDIRDADAVNDLIAEHKPDVVVHLAAIVTPPPGDTRKLQYEVDVLGTRNVVQACAKHGVKQLIYTSSGAAYGYHPDNPAWLKESDPVRGNEVFAYAHHKRMVEEDLERARKDFPHLGQLIFRVSTVLGPRTDNQITGLFEQPVVPGIRGADSPFCIVADFDVVDAIRHGITTGKTGIYNLTGDGVLSLEEIARRMNNRYLPLPESIVRTALAALSSRGIGPYGPEQVLFIKHRPVLDNTALKRDFGFTPSLTTEEAFERYRKARTLSGPATVLITGAGGGLGFELARAHARRGDRLALLEHNPTALERTFMMARALGAKAIAINADLRNPDDCQRAVAQTTQTFGAIDILYNNAAIPSRDLFSNTTSARIEEVIDVNLMGAVRITEAALPWLTRSRGRICAISSVAGFAPLTGRTAYAASKHALHGFFDSLRTELVDQGVSITLACPAYIKTAFRKDARDNASELNPSEVADAIIDATLNRRRIALIGATARQAYWLHKLAPTLFERLMRRSVKDEFPT; encoded by the coding sequence ATGGCAAAACCCAAGAAAAACTCCCGCGACAACGCCACCATCCTCATCACCGGCGCCGCCGGCTTCGTCGGCGACGCGCTGCTGCGTTCGCTGCTCGATGAGCCTTCCGGCTTCGCGTCCATCATCGCCACCGACATCCGCCCCCTGGCCGATGACATCGCCGACGACCGCCGCCTGGTTCGCGGCAACCTCGACATCCGCGACGCTGACGCCGTCAACGACCTCATCGCCGAGCATAAACCCGACGTCGTCGTGCACCTGGCCGCCATCGTCACCCCGCCCCCCGGCGACACCCGCAAACTCCAATACGAGGTCGACGTCCTGGGCACCCGCAACGTCGTCCAGGCCTGCGCAAAGCACGGCGTCAAACAGCTGATCTACACCTCCAGCGGCGCAGCCTACGGCTACCACCCCGACAACCCCGCCTGGCTCAAAGAGAGCGACCCGGTCCGCGGCAACGAGGTCTTCGCCTACGCCCACCACAAGCGCATGGTCGAAGAAGATCTCGAGCGCGCCCGAAAAGACTTCCCCCACCTGGGCCAGCTCATCTTCCGAGTCTCCACCGTGCTCGGCCCCCGGACCGACAACCAGATCACAGGCCTCTTCGAACAGCCCGTCGTCCCGGGCATCCGCGGCGCCGACTCCCCCTTCTGCATTGTCGCCGACTTCGACGTCGTCGACGCCATCCGCCACGGCATCACCACCGGCAAAACGGGCATCTACAACCTCACCGGCGACGGCGTCCTCTCCCTCGAAGAGATCGCCCGCCGCATGAACAACCGCTACCTCCCCCTGCCCGAATCCATCGTCCGCACGGCCCTGGCCGCCCTCTCCAGCCGCGGCATCGGGCCCTACGGGCCCGAGCAGGTCCTCTTTATCAAACACCGCCCCGTCCTCGACAACACCGCGCTCAAACGCGACTTCGGCTTCACCCCCTCCCTCACCACCGAAGAAGCCTTCGAGCGCTACCGAAAAGCCCGCACCCTCAGCGGTCCGGCCACCGTGCTCATCACCGGCGCCGGCGGCGGGCTGGGCTTTGAGCTCGCCCGCGCCCACGCCCGCCGCGGCGACCGTCTCGCGCTGCTGGAACACAACCCCACAGCCCTGGAGCGCACCTTCATGATGGCCCGCGCGCTCGGCGCAAAGGCCATCGCCATCAACGCCGACCTGCGCAACCCTGACGATTGCCAGCGCGCCGTCGCTCAAACCACCCAGACCTTCGGCGCCATCGACATCCTCTACAACAACGCCGCCATCCCCTCCCGCGATCTCTTCTCCAACACCACAAGCGCCCGCATCGAAGAGGTCATCGACGTCAACCTCATGGGTGCGGTACGCATCACCGAGGCCGCGCTGCCCTGGCTCACGCGCTCCAGAGGCCGCATCTGCGCCATCTCCAGCGTCGCAGGCTTCGCCCCGCTCACCGGCCGCACCGCCTACGCCGCCAGCAAACACGCGCTGCACGGCTTCTTCGACTCGCTGCGCACCGAGCTCGTCGACCAGGGCGTCTCCATCACCCTGGCCTGCCCCGCCTACATCAAGACCGCTTTTCGCAAAGACGCCCGCGACAACGCCTCCGAACTCAACCCCTCCGAGGTCGCAGACGCCATCATCGACGCCACCCTCAACCGCCGCCGCATCGCCCTCATCGGTGCCACCGCGCGCCAGGCCTACTGGCTCCACAAGCTCGCCCCAACCCTTTTCGAGCGCCTGATGCGACGCAGCGTCAAAGACGAGTTCCCCACCTGA
- a CDS encoding CehA/McbA family metallohydrolase — MGMWKVSGMGGALVGLALTAALTVGCSDPEVIDGEGEPDATVGEPDAGDVGGGGDVDAGGEGLERAEIDVDALLEAPGEGFVRAVQVQSPEKSIDGEVAQGLVGDWILENAFGRYQIGFGERVVGPCSWDGNPIAVSGAEEGAESVLGEICFLLNIGQTFRPELVEVLEDGAEGRAVVAVTGRPVPLDFLNVSSMVDEFAPGLLDALDFDPVRELPLTVTVYYALTPESRSLRVLTAMRNEGAAAEYVVAAHLVLSGSTGSYFNPLGGPKGWGYRSLGSDSLSADPVSYLGYFNRRGGYAVVPDAWEYMEREGMPVGAGMLAVSGAAGLLHGATDVLQTLAAPRSRWPETRGYQAIEPGAVTTVGYRLYPGDGQVSSATDVIFEAMALSTSRVGGRVVDAQGEGVEGVKVSALREGERTFVAGWTDADGAFGFDVPQGSWELRFREEGVLTRVTDVEVGSEDVALGDVALTEPGVMSVQVRDAAGEPVPARVVIACVNGCGDKREDSRERDAGLAPPYGWLRIEELGVSGEATLKMAPGDYRVSVNRGMTWSVWPPDATLTGGEVVSVSAGEEVMVEAEIAEVIDTTGALSADFHIHAMYSPDSNVSEEQRVLDFMSGGLDVMVSSDHDAISDFGAAIVRLGAQAQIASVVGSEITTSNLGHINAFPLRRDAGARRGGPLDWSNDGGLHLTLQEVVDRTREHPGEQVIQLNHPRKPMGAIGLLEADVITGQSFADPAARRMTDAFVDEVSGDTGLWTDDFDAIEVLNGFSEGDFWSSMRWWLAMVGRGFSPTATAVSDTHGVYGSLAASPRSFVMVDEGKDNAQTMVIDHLVERIKDGAVVGTTGPFMKVEIVSADQEVAGPGDVLDATSGEVTLKVDLQLTDWIDVDRLDLYINVPGEGLVGEPGEAVEEVLAPTQQVDVVWDEGAHRELVAQGTQAHYRWRQVVEVELEVAQDSYVVVVARGVNGRSMVPVLASSVKPMAFSNPVFLDADGGGYDNPPLEAYRQALLEARVSGEDVSQRRSGLREPVIRPGEALRAEHLSGLIEALSCSHGGEEAAHVHGHHHEHGHAHKAGHDHHHDGEGGHAH, encoded by the coding sequence ATGGGTATGTGGAAGGTGTCGGGGATGGGTGGGGCGTTGGTAGGGCTGGCGTTGACGGCGGCGCTGACGGTGGGGTGCAGCGATCCGGAGGTGATTGATGGGGAGGGGGAGCCTGACGCCACGGTCGGGGAGCCGGATGCGGGAGACGTGGGCGGGGGAGGCGATGTGGATGCCGGTGGGGAGGGGCTGGAGCGGGCGGAGATCGACGTTGATGCGCTGCTGGAGGCGCCGGGGGAGGGCTTTGTGCGGGCGGTTCAGGTGCAGAGCCCGGAGAAGAGCATTGACGGGGAGGTTGCCCAGGGGTTGGTGGGGGACTGGATCCTGGAGAACGCTTTTGGGCGCTACCAGATAGGCTTTGGGGAGCGGGTGGTCGGGCCTTGCTCCTGGGATGGGAACCCGATTGCGGTGAGTGGTGCGGAAGAGGGGGCGGAGAGCGTACTGGGGGAGATCTGCTTTTTGCTGAACATCGGGCAGACCTTTCGGCCGGAGCTTGTGGAGGTGTTGGAAGATGGGGCGGAGGGGCGAGCTGTGGTGGCGGTGACGGGGAGGCCTGTGCCGCTGGACTTTTTGAACGTGAGCTCGATGGTCGATGAGTTTGCGCCGGGGTTGCTCGACGCGTTGGATTTCGATCCGGTGCGGGAGCTGCCGTTGACGGTGACGGTGTATTACGCGTTGACGCCTGAGAGTCGGTCGTTGCGGGTGCTTACGGCGATGCGCAATGAGGGGGCGGCGGCGGAGTACGTGGTGGCGGCGCATCTGGTGTTGTCGGGGTCGACGGGAAGCTACTTCAATCCGTTGGGCGGGCCGAAGGGGTGGGGGTATCGCTCACTGGGGAGCGATAGTCTGAGCGCGGACCCGGTGAGTTACCTGGGGTATTTTAATCGCCGGGGCGGGTACGCGGTGGTTCCCGACGCCTGGGAGTATATGGAGCGTGAGGGGATGCCGGTGGGCGCGGGAATGCTTGCGGTGAGCGGGGCGGCGGGGCTTCTCCACGGGGCGACCGACGTGTTGCAGACGCTGGCGGCGCCGCGATCGCGCTGGCCTGAGACGCGGGGCTATCAGGCGATTGAGCCCGGGGCGGTGACGACGGTGGGGTACCGGCTCTACCCGGGCGATGGGCAGGTGAGTTCGGCGACCGACGTCATTTTTGAGGCTATGGCGCTGAGCACTTCCAGGGTGGGCGGGCGAGTGGTGGACGCTCAGGGGGAGGGGGTGGAAGGCGTGAAGGTGAGTGCGCTGCGCGAGGGGGAGCGTACCTTTGTGGCAGGGTGGACCGACGCCGATGGGGCGTTCGGGTTTGATGTGCCGCAGGGGAGCTGGGAGCTGCGCTTTCGGGAGGAGGGTGTGCTCACCCGCGTGACGGACGTGGAGGTGGGCAGTGAGGATGTGGCCCTGGGGGATGTGGCGTTGACCGAGCCGGGTGTGATGTCGGTTCAGGTGAGGGACGCCGCCGGGGAGCCTGTGCCGGCGCGCGTGGTGATCGCGTGTGTGAATGGCTGTGGTGATAAGCGCGAAGACAGCCGGGAGCGCGACGCGGGCCTTGCTCCGCCTTACGGGTGGTTGCGCATTGAGGAGCTGGGCGTGAGCGGGGAGGCGACGTTGAAGATGGCGCCGGGCGACTACCGGGTGAGCGTGAATCGGGGGATGACCTGGTCGGTGTGGCCGCCGGATGCGACGTTAACGGGGGGGGAGGTTGTGAGCGTGAGCGCTGGCGAGGAGGTTATGGTGGAGGCGGAGATCGCCGAGGTCATCGACACCACCGGTGCGCTGAGCGCGGATTTTCATATTCACGCGATGTATTCGCCGGACTCCAATGTTTCGGAGGAGCAGCGGGTGTTGGACTTTATGTCGGGGGGGCTCGACGTGATGGTGAGCAGTGATCACGACGCGATCAGTGACTTTGGCGCGGCGATTGTGAGGTTGGGGGCGCAGGCGCAGATCGCGAGCGTGGTGGGAAGCGAGATCACCACGTCGAACCTGGGGCATATCAACGCGTTTCCGCTGCGGCGCGACGCGGGGGCGCGGCGGGGCGGGCCGCTGGACTGGAGTAATGATGGTGGGCTGCATCTGACGCTGCAGGAGGTCGTGGATCGCACGAGGGAGCATCCTGGAGAGCAGGTCATTCAGCTCAACCACCCGAGAAAGCCGATGGGGGCGATCGGCCTTTTGGAGGCGGACGTGATCACCGGGCAGAGTTTTGCGGACCCGGCGGCTCGACGAATGACCGATGCCTTTGTGGATGAGGTCAGCGGAGACACCGGGCTGTGGACCGATGACTTTGATGCGATCGAGGTGCTCAACGGGTTTAGTGAAGGTGACTTCTGGAGCTCGATGCGCTGGTGGCTGGCCATGGTCGGGCGCGGGTTTTCACCTACGGCGACGGCGGTGAGTGATACCCACGGGGTGTACGGGAGCCTGGCGGCCAGCCCGCGCAGCTTTGTGATGGTGGATGAGGGGAAGGATAACGCGCAGACGATGGTGATCGACCACCTGGTAGAGCGCATCAAAGATGGGGCGGTGGTGGGGACGACCGGTCCCTTTATGAAGGTGGAGATTGTGAGTGCGGATCAGGAGGTCGCGGGGCCGGGCGATGTGCTGGATGCCACGTCCGGGGAAGTGACGCTGAAGGTGGACCTGCAGCTGACCGACTGGATCGATGTGGATCGGCTGGATCTTTATATCAATGTGCCGGGAGAGGGGCTGGTGGGAGAGCCCGGGGAGGCGGTGGAGGAGGTGCTGGCGCCGACGCAGCAGGTGGATGTGGTGTGGGATGAGGGTGCGCATCGGGAGTTGGTGGCGCAGGGGACTCAGGCGCATTATCGCTGGCGGCAGGTCGTGGAGGTTGAACTGGAGGTTGCGCAAGACAGCTATGTGGTGGTGGTTGCGCGCGGGGTGAACGGGCGATCGATGGTGCCGGTGCTGGCGAGTTCGGTGAAGCCGATGGCGTTTTCCAACCCGGTGTTCCTGGATGCCGATGGGGGCGGCTATGATAACCCTCCGTTGGAGGCGTATCGTCAGGCGCTGCTGGAAGCGCGGGTCAGCGGGGAGGACGTGAGCCAGCGGCGCTCGGGGTTGAGGGAGCCTGTGATTCGGCCTGGCGAGGCGCTACGCGCGGAGCATCTTTCGGGGCTGATCGAAGCGTTGAGTTGCAGCCACGGCGGGGAGGAGGCGGCGCATGTGCACGGGCATCATCACGAGCACGGGCATGCCCACAAGGCGGGTCATGACCATCACCACGATGGTGAGGGGGGGCATGCGCATTGA
- a CDS encoding flavin-containing monooxygenase, with translation MSEPGTKVKSVVEANAVSDAAIAAGLPRGKKGEVVDRSERVCVIGAGPAGLATARALARNGVLYDQFERSEDVGGVWDIDSEYSNMYESAHLISSKKSTQFDDFPLGEEVADYPCHRTILKYFRDFAREFGLYERIRFGASVEEVERQGEGWRVTLDTGEAFLYDAVCIANGHLNDPNWPQFEGEFEGEIFHSCDYRSADVFKGKRVLIVGAGNSGCDIAIDAVHQAVSVDLSMRRGYHIVPKYILGVPAADFGAGSGKVKMPMWLKQRVDTLLLRRIAPDPRKYGIPEPDHKLYESHPIVNSQLLYHLGHGDVKVRSNVSRFEGKTVHFVDGSQGEYDVVVMATGYKLTFPFLDTKYLPWRGGKAPQLYLNIFHPEEDDIFVMGLIESDGGGWQIRDWQAEAVARFLVARREDPRRAEAFRKLKRGPGPDTSGGVDFSKFERMAYYVRNAVYRERMQELIGWFERPLGRRD, from the coding sequence ATGAGTGAGCCGGGCACGAAGGTAAAGAGCGTCGTGGAAGCCAACGCGGTAAGCGATGCGGCGATCGCCGCGGGGTTGCCCCGCGGCAAGAAGGGGGAGGTCGTCGACCGAAGCGAGCGGGTGTGTGTGATCGGGGCGGGCCCGGCGGGGCTGGCGACGGCGAGGGCGCTGGCGCGAAACGGGGTGCTCTACGATCAGTTTGAGCGTTCTGAGGATGTGGGCGGGGTGTGGGACATCGACTCGGAGTACAGCAATATGTACGAGTCGGCGCACCTGATCTCGTCGAAGAAGTCGACGCAGTTTGACGACTTTCCGCTGGGGGAGGAGGTGGCGGATTACCCGTGTCATCGCACGATTCTGAAGTATTTTCGGGATTTTGCGCGGGAGTTCGGGCTCTATGAGCGGATTCGCTTCGGGGCGAGCGTTGAGGAGGTGGAGCGCCAGGGAGAAGGCTGGCGAGTGACGCTGGATACGGGGGAGGCTTTTCTGTACGACGCGGTGTGCATCGCCAACGGGCACCTCAACGATCCGAACTGGCCGCAGTTTGAGGGGGAGTTTGAGGGAGAGATCTTTCACTCCTGCGATTATCGCAGCGCGGATGTGTTTAAAGGAAAGCGGGTGCTGATTGTGGGGGCGGGCAACAGCGGGTGCGATATCGCGATCGACGCGGTGCACCAGGCGGTGTCGGTGGATCTGTCGATGCGGCGGGGCTATCACATCGTGCCGAAGTATATTCTGGGGGTGCCGGCGGCGGATTTCGGGGCGGGCAGCGGCAAAGTGAAGATGCCGATGTGGTTGAAGCAGCGTGTGGACACGTTGTTGTTGCGTCGGATTGCGCCCGACCCGCGCAAGTACGGGATCCCGGAGCCGGATCATAAGTTGTATGAGAGCCACCCCATTGTGAACTCGCAGCTGCTCTACCACCTGGGGCATGGGGACGTGAAAGTGCGCAGCAACGTCTCGCGTTTTGAGGGCAAGACGGTGCATTTTGTGGATGGGAGCCAGGGGGAGTACGACGTGGTGGTGATGGCCACCGGGTACAAGCTGACGTTTCCCTTCCTGGATACGAAGTATCTGCCCTGGCGCGGGGGTAAGGCGCCGCAGCTCTATCTCAACATCTTCCACCCGGAGGAGGATGATATCTTTGTGATGGGGCTGATTGAGAGCGATGGCGGGGGCTGGCAGATCCGCGACTGGCAGGCGGAGGCGGTGGCGCGTTTCCTGGTGGCCAGGCGCGAAGATCCGCGGCGGGCCGAGGCATTCCGCAAGCTCAAGCGGGGTCCGGGGCCGGATACCAGCGGCGGGGTGGACTTCTCAAAGTTCGAGCGGATGGCCTACTACGTGCGCAACGCGGTGTACCGGGAGCGGATGCAGGAGCTCATCGGCTGGTTTGAGAGGCCGCTGGGGCGGCGCGACTGA
- a CDS encoding YceI family protein: MPGYIEFNPSTFFAAVIVRNDDSRMLSRMGHDHVVRAIPAQRRIAIDAETIASISFELTFPARELVVDADEDRPRVGLPGTVSLKDRNATADNMLAKNQLDAARHPELRFACHGITTGPNAHMQASLTVRTTRFNFDFPLDLHVDPNHIRARGQVQLSHADLGLTPYRAPLGALQNRPELTFVVELDADINPAP, encoded by the coding sequence ATGCCCGGCTACATCGAGTTCAACCCCTCGACCTTCTTCGCCGCTGTCATCGTCCGCAACGACGACAGCCGCATGCTCTCGCGTATGGGTCACGACCACGTCGTGCGCGCCATCCCCGCCCAACGCCGCATCGCGATCGACGCCGAAACCATCGCCTCCATCTCCTTTGAGCTCACCTTCCCGGCCCGCGAGCTGGTCGTCGACGCCGACGAAGACCGCCCCCGCGTAGGCCTCCCGGGCACCGTCAGTCTCAAAGACCGCAACGCCACCGCCGACAACATGCTCGCGAAAAACCAGCTCGACGCCGCACGTCACCCCGAGCTGCGCTTTGCCTGCCACGGCATCACAACCGGCCCCAACGCGCACATGCAGGCCAGCCTCACCGTGCGCACCACACGCTTCAACTTCGACTTCCCCCTCGATCTTCACGTAGATCCGAATCACATCCGCGCCCGCGGCCAGGTCCAGCTCTCCCACGCCGACCTCGGCCTTACCCCCTACCGCGCTCCCCTGGGCGCCCTGCAAAACCGCCCGGAACTGACCTTCGTCGTCGAACTCGACGCCGACATCAACCCCGCGCCCTGA